The following are encoded in a window of uncultured Fibrobacter sp. genomic DNA:
- the ftsE gene encoding cell division ATP-binding protein FtsE, translating into MIHFNHVTKSYEDNWKALSNVTLRIHKGEFVFLTGHSGAGKSTLLKLIYMDERPDEERGGQVMVKFTGDCLYDSKNTPDRKIQALRRKMGIIFQDFKLLPDRNVFENVALALRIVGTPSKQINAAVFDALALVGISQKRFAMPYTLSGGEQQRVAIARAMVHNPYLLLADEPTGNLDPKNAEEVFKIFKEINARGTTVVMATHNPDFYLNSPFRRLVLDHGELLNRDLI; encoded by the coding sequence ATGATTCACTTTAACCACGTCACGAAATCTTACGAGGATAATTGGAAAGCGCTTTCCAATGTGACGTTGCGTATCCATAAGGGTGAATTCGTTTTCTTGACGGGGCATTCCGGTGCCGGTAAGTCGACGCTCCTGAAACTGATTTATATGGACGAACGTCCCGACGAAGAACGTGGCGGCCAGGTGATGGTGAAGTTTACTGGCGACTGTCTGTACGACAGCAAGAATACGCCGGACCGTAAGATTCAGGCACTTCGCCGCAAGATGGGCATTATCTTTCAGGATTTTAAGCTGCTGCCGGATCGAAACGTTTTCGAGAACGTGGCGTTAGCGCTTCGCATTGTGGGAACTCCAAGCAAGCAAATCAATGCGGCCGTGTTCGATGCTCTTGCTCTTGTAGGAATCAGCCAGAAGCGCTTTGCAATGCCGTACACGCTTTCGGGCGGTGAACAGCAACGCGTGGCGATCGCACGTGCGATGGTGCACAATCCGTACTTACTCTTGGCTGACGAACCGACCGGTAACTTGGACCCGAAAAACGCTGAAGAGGTCTTCAAGATTTTCAAGGAAATCAACGCCCGCGGAACGACCGTGGTGATGGCGACGCATAACCCTGATTTCTATTTGAACAGTCCCTTCCGCCGTTTGGTGCTGGACCACGGCGAATTGTTGAACAGGGACTTGATTTAA
- a CDS encoding peptidylprolyl isomerase — protein MKFPAMMNRLTFVMSVFASLALAEPVLMEGVAAVVDGKPIMRSEFLNALYRYQETPEGNAMSEADQRKYVLDQLIDEKVLLSRIDRDSIVVTDAEVDQRVNAHLSQLAASQNTNLATLEKAIRAQLGISMAQYRDQLAKQIRGHIEMSRVRQRHIGTITPTKKEVDAFFAEYKDSIPQQFNCVLLSHIQLPIEPNQAIVDSVKLIADSLIDTLNLGMSFELLAKAHSQDTSAAKGGDLGYFKRGQLDPVFERALDLLKNGQYSANPVKTKLGWHIPRVLGRKEDGVRSAQILLRTIPTAADSAAVLARADSLQKNVKTMEDFSAAAKKFSEDKSSNFAGGRLGWFQRNEMEPAYVEPVANLNVGEISEPVLIDGSYHLFRLDDSRQTRDLNLEEDYAKIEQMAATHLENQKLEALVKKWREEVHIEIRMTE, from the coding sequence ATGAAGTTTCCGGCTATGATGAATCGTTTGACTTTTGTGATGAGTGTTTTTGCCTCGCTTGCACTGGCTGAACCGGTGCTGATGGAAGGCGTTGCTGCCGTCGTGGACGGTAAGCCGATTATGCGTTCGGAATTTTTGAATGCCCTGTACCGCTATCAGGAAACTCCCGAAGGAAACGCCATGTCGGAAGCGGACCAGCGCAAGTATGTGCTGGACCAGCTGATTGACGAAAAGGTCTTGCTCAGCCGAATCGATCGCGACTCCATCGTGGTGACAGATGCCGAAGTGGATCAGCGTGTGAACGCCCACTTGTCGCAGCTTGCGGCTAGCCAGAATACGAACCTTGCGACTCTTGAAAAGGCGATTCGCGCTCAGCTTGGTATCAGCATGGCGCAGTACCGCGACCAGCTGGCAAAGCAGATTCGTGGCCATATTGAAATGAGCCGCGTCCGTCAACGCCATATCGGGACGATTACTCCGACGAAAAAGGAAGTGGATGCGTTCTTTGCCGAATACAAGGATTCGATTCCGCAGCAGTTCAACTGCGTGCTGTTGAGCCACATCCAGTTACCGATCGAACCGAACCAGGCGATTGTGGATTCGGTGAAGCTGATTGCCGACTCCCTGATTGATACGCTGAACTTGGGGATGAGCTTTGAACTTTTGGCGAAGGCCCACTCGCAGGATACTTCTGCCGCGAAGGGGGGCGACCTCGGTTACTTTAAGCGCGGTCAGCTGGACCCTGTCTTTGAACGCGCTCTCGACTTGCTGAAAAACGGCCAGTATTCCGCGAACCCGGTAAAGACGAAACTGGGTTGGCATATTCCCCGCGTTCTAGGCCGTAAGGAAGACGGTGTCCGTTCGGCTCAGATTCTGCTCCGTACGATTCCGACGGCGGCTGATTCCGCAGCGGTTTTGGCTCGTGCCGATTCCTTGCAAAAGAATGTCAAGACGATGGAAGATTTCTCTGCTGCCGCGAAAAAGTTCAGTGAAGACAAGTCCAGCAACTTTGCCGGTGGCCGCCTGGGCTGGTTCCAGCGTAACGAAATGGAACCTGCGTACGTGGAGCCGGTGGCGAACTTGAATGTGGGCGAAATCTCTGAACCGGTGCTGATCGATGGTTCTTACCACCTGTTCCGCCTCGATGATTCACGCCAGACCCGCGATCTGAACTTGGAAGAGGACTATGCCAAGATTGAACAGATGGCGGCAACGCATCTCGAAAATCAAAAGCTCGAGGCTCTCGTGAAAAAGTGGCGCGAAGAAGTCCATATTGAAATTCGCATGACGGAGTAG